A window from Synechococcus sp. RSCCF101 encodes these proteins:
- a CDS encoding DUF938 domain-containing protein: MLFSAACERNKEVILRVLEGWLPRGAQLLEIGSGSGQHAVHCCSRMPALHWQCSEPGPLLAELEDRLDQEGRPRLAPGAALPPAIRLDVSDAASWPQDPVDAVFTANTVHIMPSDHWPMLCALAAALLREGGALVVYGPFLEEETDTAPSNLAFDASLRQRDPAMGLRQLSWVTREAARCGLVLSARMPVPSNNLMLQFRLQR, encoded by the coding sequence GTGCTGTTCTCCGCAGCCTGTGAACGCAACAAGGAGGTCATCCTCCGGGTGCTCGAGGGCTGGCTGCCCAGGGGTGCCCAGCTGCTGGAGATCGGCTCCGGCAGCGGCCAGCACGCCGTTCACTGCTGCAGCCGGATGCCCGCTCTGCACTGGCAGTGCTCCGAACCGGGCCCGCTCCTGGCGGAGCTGGAGGACCGGCTGGACCAGGAGGGCCGCCCCCGGCTGGCGCCGGGGGCCGCACTGCCGCCGGCGATCCGCCTCGACGTGAGCGACGCCGCCTCCTGGCCGCAGGACCCGGTGGATGCGGTGTTCACCGCCAACACCGTTCACATCATGCCGAGCGATCACTGGCCGATGCTCTGTGCCTTGGCCGCCGCGCTGCTCAGGGAGGGCGGAGCGCTGGTGGTGTACGGGCCGTTCCTGGAGGAGGAAACCGACACCGCCCCGAGCAACCTGGCCTTCGATGCCAGCCTGCGGCAGCGGGACCCGGCCATGGGACTGCGGCAGCTGAGCTGGGTGACGCGGGAGGCGGCTCGCTGCGGGCTGGTGCTCAGCGCCAGGATGCCTGTGCCGTCGAACAACCTGATGCTGCAGTTCCGCCTGCAGCGCTGA
- a CDS encoding tellurite resistance TerB family protein yields MTSTLPSPTMAEATPAAAGSSRLDPIKALAAVALSAVSWDGVLSKAGSRALRHSLDYREPYRSMSDKEMVAMIDELLQILRTRGAQHLMLDAAQTLSMAQRRTAYAMAAEIMRSDGPLEDDERNILASLADAFELPASLTEKVIEVMTMLHADVFYGLR; encoded by the coding sequence ATGACCTCCACGCTTCCCTCACCGACCATGGCCGAGGCCACCCCTGCCGCCGCCGGGTCGAGCCGGCTGGATCCGATCAAGGCCCTGGCCGCGGTGGCTCTCTCGGCCGTGTCCTGGGATGGGGTTCTGAGCAAGGCCGGATCCCGGGCTCTGCGCCACTCGCTCGACTACCGCGAGCCCTATCGCTCGATGAGCGACAAGGAGATGGTGGCGATGATCGATGAGCTGCTGCAGATCCTCAGGACCCGTGGTGCCCAGCACCTGATGCTGGATGCTGCCCAGACCCTGAGCATGGCTCAGCGGCGCACGGCTTACGCGATGGCGGCCGAGATCATGCGCTCCGATGGACCCCTGGAAGACGATGAGCGCAACATCCTGGCCAGCCTGGCCGATGCGTTCGAACTGCCCGCCTCCCTCACCGAGAAGGTGATCGAGGTGATGACGATGCTCCACGCCGACGTGTTCTACGGGCTCCGCTGA